The Limnochorda sp. LNt genome includes a region encoding these proteins:
- the sdhC gene encoding succinate dehydrogenase, cytochrome b556 subunit: MYRGRWGMLAWALHRISGLGVLLFLILHIADTALILAGPTWYNRFVAFYRAPVFRVMEVLLAAALLYHALNGLRIIALDLWPQTTRIHERLFWVAGAIFVILFVPAAYFMLRPLWT, from the coding sequence GTGTATCGAGGACGCTGGGGCATGCTGGCCTGGGCCCTGCACCGGATCTCGGGACTGGGCGTCTTGCTCTTCCTCATCCTGCACATCGCCGACACGGCGCTGATCCTGGCGGGGCCCACCTGGTACAACCGCTTCGTCGCGTTTTACCGCGCGCCCGTGTTCCGGGTGATGGAGGTCCTGCTGGCCGCCGCGCTGCTCTACCACGCGCTCAACGGCCTGCGGATCATCGCACTGGACCTCTGGCCCCAGACCACCCGCATCCACGAGCGGCTCTTCTGGGTGGCGGGCGCCATCTTCGTCATCCTCTTCGTACCGGCGGCCTACTTCATGCTGCGGCCGCTGTGGACCTGA
- a CDS encoding sigma-70 family RNA polymerase sigma factor, with protein sequence MAEAAGRRTRPDRAPVRGRKPASPERETSINLLQTYLREIGKVPLLTREEEIELAKRAEQGDVRAKARLIESNLRLVVNVAMRFVDRGVPVLDLVQEGNIGLMRAVEKYDWRKGFRFSTYATWWIVQAVRRALGDQSRTIRLPAHMIETIGKVNTTASLLGHELGREARVEEVAAHLGMESSRVEEAMRAAQELLSLENPVGDDGMRVADFVGDEQSPPPDEEAARSLLRDHVREVLESLPPVERTVLTLRYGLDDGQPRTLEEIGRRLGVTRERIRQIQERALAHLREPARMAALDMYLS encoded by the coding sequence GTGGCGGAGGCAGCCGGTCGTCGCACCCGGCCCGATCGGGCGCCGGTGCGAGGCCGCAAGCCGGCCTCCCCGGAGCGCGAGACGTCCATCAACCTGCTGCAGACGTACCTGCGCGAGATCGGCAAGGTGCCGCTCTTGACGCGCGAAGAGGAGATCGAGCTCGCCAAGCGCGCCGAGCAGGGCGACGTCCGTGCCAAGGCCCGGCTCATCGAGTCCAACCTGCGCCTGGTCGTCAACGTGGCCATGCGCTTCGTCGACCGGGGCGTGCCGGTGCTGGACCTGGTGCAGGAGGGCAACATCGGCCTGATGCGGGCGGTGGAGAAGTACGACTGGCGCAAGGGCTTCCGCTTCAGCACGTACGCGACGTGGTGGATCGTGCAGGCGGTGCGGCGGGCCCTGGGCGATCAGTCGCGCACCATCCGCCTGCCGGCCCACATGATCGAGACCATCGGCAAGGTCAACACCACCGCCAGCCTCTTGGGGCACGAGCTGGGGCGAGAGGCCCGCGTCGAGGAGGTGGCCGCGCACCTGGGCATGGAGTCCTCCCGGGTGGAGGAGGCCATGCGCGCGGCTCAGGAGCTCCTCTCGCTGGAGAACCCCGTCGGCGATGACGGGATGCGGGTGGCCGACTTCGTCGGCGACGAGCAGTCGCCGCCGCCCGACGAGGAGGCGGCCCGGAGCCTGCTGCGGGACCACGTGCGCGAGGTACTGGAGTCGCTGCCGCCCGTGGAGCGCACGGTGCTCACGCTCCGCTACGGCCTCGACGACGGGCAACCCCGGACCCTGGAGGAGATCGGCCGGCGCCTGGGTGTCACGCGCGAGCGGATCCGCCAGATCCAGGAGCGCGCGCTGGCGCACCTGCGGGAGCCGGCCCGCATGGCGGCCCTCGACATGTACCTGTCATAG
- a CDS encoding Fur family transcriptional regulator, which yields MRPELETFQRLLTERGYRVTPQRMGIYEYLLDTKTHPSAEEIYQALKDRFPMMSQATVYKTLDLLLELGLIAQLGLGGQATRYDGNPDVHVNVYCSECHRIYDVMEPELPKLAESVARRSGFVVKGQRHEFYGICPECEARRSARMQER from the coding sequence ATGCGACCCGAGCTGGAGACATTCCAGAGACTGTTGACGGAACGGGGCTACCGGGTGACGCCCCAGCGGATGGGGATCTACGAGTACCTGCTGGACACCAAGACGCATCCGTCGGCCGAGGAGATCTACCAGGCGCTCAAGGACCGCTTCCCCATGATGAGCCAGGCCACCGTCTACAAGACGCTGGACCTGCTGCTGGAGCTGGGGCTCATCGCCCAGCTCGGGTTGGGTGGGCAGGCGACGCGCTACGACGGCAACCCGGATGTCCACGTCAACGTCTACTGCAGCGAGTGCCATCGCATCTACGACGTGATGGAGCCGGAGCTGCCCAAGCTGGCCGAGTCGGTGGCGCGCCGGTCCGGCTTCGTCGTCAAGGGCCAGCGGCACGAGTTCTACGGCATCTGCCCCGAGTGCGAGGCGCGGCGCAGCGCCCGGATGCAAGAGAGGTGA
- a CDS encoding TQO small subunit DoxD: MQTLWRVVFGLLRIWLGFQWLEAGLGKVTNPAWVGENAGVAITGFFKGAIAKAVGDHPAVQPWYGAFLQNVALPNATLFSYLVAFGEVLVGLGLIFGVLTTVAALAGAFMNLNFMLAGTTSTNPILYTAAIVILLAGARATYFGLDTYLMPLLRRYLDQLRGRERQATTAA, from the coding sequence ATGCAGACCCTGTGGCGTGTGGTCTTCGGGCTTCTGCGGATCTGGCTGGGGTTCCAGTGGCTCGAGGCAGGCCTGGGCAAGGTGACCAACCCGGCATGGGTCGGCGAGAACGCGGGGGTGGCCATCACCGGCTTCTTCAAGGGGGCCATCGCCAAGGCGGTGGGCGACCACCCTGCCGTGCAGCCGTGGTACGGGGCCTTCCTGCAGAACGTGGCGCTGCCCAACGCGACCCTGTTCAGCTACCTGGTGGCGTTCGGCGAGGTGTTGGTGGGCCTCGGACTCATCTTCGGCGTGCTGACCACGGTGGCGGCGCTGGCCGGTGCCTTCATGAACCTCAACTTCATGCTGGCCGGCACCACCAGCACCAACCCCATCCTCTACACGGCGGCCATCGTCATCCTGCTGGCGGGGGCGCGAGCGACCTACTTCGGGCTGGACACCTATCTGATGCCCCTGCTGCGGCGCTACCTGGACCAGCTGCGGGGGCGGGAGCGCCAGGCGACCACCGCCGCCTGA
- a CDS encoding NAD(P)-dependent oxidoreductase — MAARRPQYQRVPIPHRPAAERVHDFAEVALTYDDASAMAEAQRCLQCYRPACEAGCPNHNPIKAFIALVAQGRAVEAAELLWAHNPIPSCTGRVCAWEAQCEGACPLGRKGEPIAIGALERYLAERGLAARLGSPEARPAAPWPSGVEAVEPGDVAVVGAGPAGLACANALSRRGLSVTVLDGWMEPGGVMSYGIPEFVLPKRAVAAEAERLRRQGVRFVQGVVVGRDLDVDDLFAMSFRAVFLAIGANEARTMGIPGEELEGVVTAKDFLMAVARARLSDGGHGSEELPELGGRRVVVIGAGNTAMDAARTARRLGATDVTVLYRRAREHSPSRPVEMALAEEEGVRFEWLVAPRRFIGQSGRLMAVELVRMELGEPDASGRPTPRPVPASESVRPADLVILAVGYGVETSLPATTPGLETGPGGRILVRDPSGVTSLPRVWAGGDCVTGANTVVHAVAAGRLAGEAIAAYLAGAAAGAAPSPGR; from the coding sequence GTGGCAGCCCGTCGGCCCCAGTACCAGCGAGTGCCCATCCCCCACCGCCCCGCTGCCGAGCGAGTCCACGACTTCGCCGAGGTGGCCCTCACCTACGACGACGCCAGCGCCATGGCCGAGGCCCAGCGCTGTCTGCAGTGCTACCGGCCGGCGTGTGAGGCGGGCTGTCCCAACCACAACCCCATCAAGGCCTTCATCGCCCTGGTCGCGCAGGGCCGGGCCGTCGAGGCCGCCGAGCTCCTGTGGGCCCATAACCCCATCCCCTCCTGCACGGGGCGGGTCTGCGCCTGGGAGGCCCAGTGCGAGGGGGCCTGCCCGCTGGGCCGCAAGGGCGAGCCCATCGCCATCGGGGCCCTGGAGCGCTACCTGGCCGAGCGGGGCCTCGCGGCGCGCCTCGGCTCCCCCGAGGCCAGGCCGGCGGCCCCATGGCCGTCCGGGGTCGAGGCCGTGGAGCCGGGCGACGTGGCGGTGGTGGGCGCCGGCCCCGCCGGCCTGGCCTGCGCCAACGCCCTGTCTCGTCGGGGTCTCTCGGTGACGGTGCTGGACGGGTGGATGGAGCCGGGCGGCGTCATGAGCTACGGCATCCCCGAGTTCGTGCTGCCCAAGCGGGCCGTGGCCGCCGAGGCGGAGCGGCTGCGGCGCCAGGGCGTCCGCTTCGTCCAGGGCGTCGTCGTCGGGCGGGACCTGGACGTCGACGACCTCTTCGCCATGAGCTTCCGCGCGGTCTTCCTGGCCATCGGCGCCAACGAGGCCCGGACCATGGGGATCCCCGGCGAGGAGCTGGAGGGGGTCGTCACCGCCAAGGACTTCTTGATGGCGGTCGCCCGGGCCCGCCTGTCCGACGGCGGGCACGGCTCCGAGGAGCTCCCGGAGCTCGGGGGCCGGCGGGTCGTCGTCATCGGTGCCGGCAACACGGCCATGGACGCCGCCCGCACCGCCCGGCGGCTCGGCGCGACCGACGTCACCGTGCTCTACCGGAGGGCCCGCGAGCACAGCCCGTCCCGGCCCGTGGAGATGGCCCTGGCCGAGGAGGAGGGCGTGCGCTTCGAGTGGCTGGTGGCGCCCCGGCGCTTCATCGGCCAGAGCGGGCGACTGATGGCGGTCGAGCTGGTGCGGATGGAGCTGGGCGAGCCCGACGCCTCGGGGCGGCCGACCCCTCGTCCCGTACCCGCCTCCGAGAGCGTGCGGCCGGCGGATCTGGTCATCCTGGCGGTGGGGTACGGGGTCGAGACGTCCCTGCCCGCCACCACGCCGGGCCTCGAGACCGGCCCGGGCGGACGCATCCTGGTGCGGGACCCAAGCGGCGTCACCTCGTTGCCGCGCGTCTGGGCGGGCGGCGACTGCGTGACGGGCGCCAACACGGTGGTGCACGCGGTGGCGGCCGGACGCCTGGCAGGCGAGGCCATCGCGGCCTACCTGGCCGGCGCGGCGGCTGGGGCCGCTCCTAGCCCAGGGCGGTGA
- a CDS encoding IS630 family transposase translates to MNRIVGLYRDPPDDAVILCIDEKTGMQALERKHETRRAIPGRPGRCEYEYIRHGTQSLLAAFDIRTGRVTARCGPTRTAEDLVSLLEAVAEAYREAARIIVIWDNLNIHHDGPQARWSRFNARHGGKFEFVYTPRHASWVNQVEIFFSILQRRCLKHGDFHSAEELRERVLAFIARWNTEEGHPFHWTFRGYPMQERAVA, encoded by the coding sequence GTGAACCGCATCGTCGGCCTGTACCGGGACCCACCGGACGATGCCGTCATCTTGTGCATCGACGAAAAGACCGGGATGCAGGCGCTGGAGCGCAAGCACGAGACGCGCCGCGCGATCCCCGGCAGGCCCGGGCGCTGCGAGTACGAATACATCCGCCATGGGACCCAGTCGCTGTTGGCCGCCTTCGACATCCGTACCGGGCGCGTCACGGCGCGCTGCGGGCCGACGCGGACGGCGGAGGACCTGGTGAGCCTCCTGGAGGCAGTCGCCGAGGCGTACCGGGAGGCGGCGCGGATCATCGTGATCTGGGACAACCTCAACATCCACCATGACGGCCCGCAGGCGCGGTGGAGCCGCTTCAACGCCCGTCACGGCGGGAAGTTCGAGTTCGTGTACACGCCGCGGCATGCGTCGTGGGTGAACCAGGTGGAGATCTTCTTCTCCATCCTGCAGCGCCGGTGCCTCAAGCACGGGGACTTCCACTCCGCCGAGGAACTGCGAGAGCGCGTGCTGGCCTTCATCGCCCGGTGGAATACCGAGGAGGGTCACCCCTTCCACTGGACCTTCCGGGGGTACCCGATGCAGGAGAGGGCGGTGGCATAA
- a CDS encoding helix-turn-helix domain-containing protein has translation MAMRSADPVSWPLPELTADQRKALREWKFGQKVEHRLWLRASIIWGLFHHRSSVARVAACVGVTERTVRKWRDRFLEAGVAGLYDRPRSGRPPRLARSSAAR, from the coding sequence ATGGCGATGCGGAGCGCGGACCCGGTGAGCTGGCCGCTGCCCGAGCTCACCGCGGACCAGCGCAAAGCGCTGCGGGAGTGGAAGTTCGGCCAGAAGGTCGAGCACCGGCTCTGGCTGCGGGCTTCCATCATCTGGGGGCTGTTTCACCACCGTTCCTCGGTCGCACGAGTCGCCGCCTGCGTCGGCGTCACGGAGCGGACGGTCCGCAAGTGGCGGGACCGGTTCCTCGAGGCGGGCGTCGCCGGCCTCTACGATCGACCCCGCTCGGGGCGACCGCCGCGCTTGGCCCGGAGCAGCGCTGCGAGGTGA
- a CDS encoding transposase, whose protein sequence is MRRERNVAFKADLFESLIDPQLFELPKELAIIDRLLDDERFLEPIRRKLTARRGRPTIPLETYLRMMYLKRRYRLGFEALVKEVADSLVWRRFCRLRLTDKVPDATTLIKLTHRLGPEVIEQLNDALMAQLVEARLMKRHGQRIRVDTTVVEANIHHPTDAGLLADGCGC, encoded by the coding sequence GTGCGTCGGGAGCGCAACGTGGCTTTCAAGGCGGACCTGTTCGAAAGCCTCATCGACCCCCAGCTCTTCGAGCTGCCCAAGGAGCTGGCCATCATCGACCGGCTGCTGGACGACGAGCGCTTCCTGGAGCCTATCCGGCGCAAGCTCACGGCCCGGCGGGGTCGGCCCACCATCCCCCTGGAGACGTACCTGCGCATGATGTACCTGAAGCGCCGGTACCGGCTGGGCTTCGAGGCCCTCGTCAAGGAAGTGGCCGACAGCCTGGTCTGGCGGCGCTTTTGCCGGTTGCGCTTGACCGACAAGGTGCCCGATGCCACCACCCTCATCAAGCTGACGCACCGACTGGGTCCGGAAGTCATCGAGCAACTCAACGACGCCCTGATGGCCCAGCTGGTGGAGGCGCGGCTGATGAAGCGCCACGGCCAGCGGATCCGGGTGGACACCACGGTGGTGGAAGCCAACATCCATCACCCCACCGACGCGGGCCTGCTGGCCGACGGGTGCGGGTGCTGA
- the nth gene encoding endonuclease III encodes MPRDPRRESARHRRARARAILEALRARYPQVRVPLRHASPLQLLVATILSAQCTDATVNQVTPRLFSTFGDAKALAEADRQALEAIIHPTGFFRQKARMIQETARQVLTRFGGEVPRRMEELLTLPGVGRKTANVLLSAAAIGGWQGWDPEAGGLGIVVDTHVARLSRRLALTMAADPARIEQDLMALFPKGEWPTLPLRLIYFGREVCLARRPHCGACELGSVCPAGPHAGATPWLAGGREGAGRPAGGAAEPGVSSRGARSR; translated from the coding sequence GTGCCCCGCGATCCCCGCCGGGAGTCCGCGCGCCACCGTCGGGCCAGGGCCCGCGCCATCCTGGAGGCCCTGCGAGCCCGCTACCCGCAGGTGAGGGTGCCGCTCCGCCACGCCTCCCCGCTGCAGCTGCTGGTGGCCACCATCCTCTCGGCCCAGTGCACGGATGCGACGGTCAACCAGGTGACCCCCCGGCTCTTCTCGACCTTCGGCGACGCGAAGGCGCTGGCCGAAGCCGACCGGCAGGCGCTCGAGGCCATCATCCACCCGACGGGCTTCTTCCGGCAGAAGGCGCGGATGATCCAGGAGACGGCGCGCCAGGTCCTGACCCGCTTCGGCGGCGAGGTGCCCCGCCGCATGGAGGAGTTGCTGACGCTGCCGGGCGTCGGGCGCAAGACGGCCAACGTCCTCCTCTCGGCGGCCGCCATCGGGGGGTGGCAGGGATGGGACCCGGAGGCCGGGGGGCTGGGCATCGTGGTGGACACGCACGTCGCCCGCCTCTCCCGCCGGCTGGCGCTGACCATGGCCGCCGATCCCGCTCGCATCGAGCAGGACCTCATGGCTCTCTTCCCCAAGGGCGAGTGGCCCACGCTGCCCTTGCGGCTCATCTACTTCGGCCGGGAGGTATGCCTCGCTCGGCGCCCCCATTGCGGGGCCTGCGAGCTGGGGTCCGTCTGCCCGGCCGGACCGCACGCGGGCGCCACCCCGTGGCTGGCCGGTGGCCGAGAGGGGGCTGGCAGGCCGGCGGGTGGTGCGGCAGAGCCTGGGGTGTCCTCCAGGGGAGCCCGGTCCCGGTGA
- a CDS encoding SIMPL domain-containing protein: MKRLGLRWWIPAAAIATLSLVTALASAPGASAEGDASSERTLTVTGRATITAPPDVARITLGVESQAPSARQAHEANARKVERIVAALSELGVAARDIQTAGISLTPIYRTEERGGEPRLTGYRATYALHVRVRPVEQAGTVADAAVQAGANRIESIQFTVEDLEAIKQQALRQAVADALRQAQVLAEAAGVQLGSLLTLRDAYFGSPEMPVRLPLARLSEASADTPVLPGELGLQAAATLVFELR; this comes from the coding sequence ATGAAGCGTCTTGGTTTGCGGTGGTGGATCCCGGCCGCGGCCATCGCGACGTTGTCGCTGGTCACCGCCCTGGCGTCGGCCCCGGGAGCGTCCGCCGAGGGTGACGCCTCGAGCGAGCGCACCCTGACGGTGACGGGGCGGGCTACCATCACGGCGCCTCCCGACGTCGCCCGGATCACCCTCGGGGTGGAGTCGCAGGCACCCTCGGCCCGTCAGGCCCACGAGGCCAACGCCCGCAAGGTGGAGCGCATCGTCGCCGCGCTCTCGGAGCTGGGCGTGGCGGCCCGCGACATCCAGACGGCCGGCATCTCCCTCACGCCCATCTACCGCACCGAGGAGCGGGGCGGTGAACCTCGCCTGACGGGCTACCGCGCCACCTATGCGCTGCACGTCCGGGTGCGGCCGGTGGAACAGGCCGGCACGGTGGCCGACGCGGCCGTCCAGGCGGGCGCCAACCGCATCGAGAGCATCCAGTTCACCGTCGAAGACCTGGAGGCCATCAAGCAGCAGGCGCTGCGGCAGGCGGTCGCCGATGCCCTGCGCCAGGCTCAGGTGCTGGCCGAGGCCGCCGGGGTCCAGCTCGGCAGCCTGCTGACGCTGCGCGACGCCTACTTCGGCTCGCCGGAGATGCCGGTGCGGCTGCCGTTGGCGCGACTGTCGGAGGCGTCCGCGGATACGCCGGTCCTGCCGGGCGAGCTCGGCTTGCAGGCCGCTGCCACGCTGGTCTTCGAGCTTCGCTGA
- a CDS encoding helix-turn-helix domain-containing protein — MSINPIHVIFGLKLRQARLGQGLSLTELAARAGLSPSYVTEIEKGRKYPKADKILRLARALGYDYDQLVSLRLEPPLHFLESALSSQVLQQFPLELFGVDPAAVVGLLTRSPAEIGALAQALADVARGYNIREEHFFRAALRSYQELHGNYFEELEREAVAFARSVGLDRSLPVPEQALQEVLQGRFGYELGLIPADARPALAAYRAIFLPGRRPRLLLNPALTGPQRKFVLAREAGYRILELGERALTNPPDRVDSFSQVLNDFKAAYVGGAILMPERPVVADLAALFELTTWQPERLYRLLEAYDVTPETLLYRFSELVPRHFGLKVHFLRFSEINGTYRLYKHLNMSQLSLPKGFDLKEHYCRRWLTVRLIRELARLGQPGPLLGIQRSRFLQSQREFLCLGFARQENLPPFLRTSVTLGLRMDDELRVRVRFASDPCIPEGLLNETCERCPLPPEACHERAAPPERWEQEQAIDERRRALEELTRDGAPVGDVPSSVSSATG, encoded by the coding sequence GTGAGCATCAACCCGATCCACGTCATCTTCGGCCTCAAGCTCCGCCAGGCGCGGCTCGGCCAGGGCCTCTCCCTCACCGAGCTGGCGGCCCGCGCGGGGCTGTCGCCCTCCTACGTCACCGAGATCGAAAAGGGCCGCAAGTACCCCAAGGCCGACAAGATCTTGCGCCTGGCACGGGCCTTGGGCTACGACTACGACCAGCTCGTCTCCCTGCGCCTGGAGCCGCCGTTGCACTTCCTGGAGAGCGCCCTCAGCTCCCAGGTGCTCCAGCAATTCCCGCTGGAGCTCTTCGGGGTGGATCCGGCGGCCGTGGTGGGGCTGCTGACCCGCTCGCCGGCGGAGATCGGCGCGCTCGCCCAGGCCCTGGCCGACGTGGCCCGCGGCTACAACATCCGGGAGGAGCACTTCTTCCGGGCCGCCCTGCGCTCGTATCAGGAGCTGCACGGCAACTACTTCGAGGAGCTGGAGCGGGAGGCCGTGGCCTTCGCCCGGTCCGTGGGGCTCGACCGTTCGCTGCCCGTGCCCGAGCAGGCCCTGCAGGAGGTGCTGCAGGGCCGCTTCGGCTACGAGCTGGGCCTCATCCCGGCGGACGCCCGTCCGGCCCTGGCCGCCTACCGGGCCATCTTCCTACCGGGCCGGCGGCCCCGGCTTCTGCTCAATCCCGCCCTGACCGGGCCTCAGCGCAAATTCGTACTGGCCCGGGAGGCCGGCTACCGGATCCTCGAGCTCGGCGAGCGCGCCCTGACCAACCCTCCCGACCGGGTCGACTCCTTCTCCCAGGTCCTCAACGACTTCAAGGCGGCCTATGTGGGCGGCGCCATCCTCATGCCGGAGCGGCCGGTGGTGGCCGACCTGGCCGCCCTCTTCGAGCTGACCACGTGGCAGCCGGAGCGGCTCTACCGGCTCCTGGAGGCCTACGACGTGACGCCCGAGACCCTGCTGTACCGGTTCAGCGAGCTGGTGCCCCGCCACTTCGGGCTCAAGGTGCACTTCCTGCGCTTCTCCGAGATCAACGGCACCTATCGCCTCTACAAGCACCTCAACATGAGCCAGCTCTCGCTGCCCAAGGGCTTCGACCTCAAGGAGCACTACTGCCGTCGGTGGCTGACGGTCCGCCTCATCCGAGAGCTGGCGCGCCTCGGCCAGCCGGGCCCCCTGCTGGGCATCCAGCGGTCGCGGTTCCTCCAGTCGCAGCGCGAGTTCCTCTGCCTGGGCTTCGCCCGGCAGGAGAACCTGCCGCCGTTCTTGCGCACCAGCGTCACGCTGGGACTGCGCATGGACGACGAGCTGCGGGTCCGGGTGCGCTTCGCCTCCGATCCATGCATCCCCGAGGGCCTGCTCAACGAAACCTGTGAGCGCTGCCCCCTCCCGCCGGAGGCGTGCCATGAACGCGCCGCACCTCCGGAGCGATGGGAGCAGGAACAGGCCATCGACGAGCGTAGGAGGGCCTTGGAAGAGCTCACGCGCGACGGAGCGCCGGTCGGGGACGTCCCCTCCAGCGTCTCGTCCGCCACCGGGTAG
- a CDS encoding carboxypeptidase M32: MSPSAEEVRSSSEFAELLEILGTVADLHAASAVLHWDQETQMPPGGATDRALALSTLARLGHETLVQPRVGELLARLEGRTADLPYDSFEASLVRVTRRHYQRAIKIPARLAAELAEAASLATDAWTRAKAANDFGAFAPHLERNVRLVREVADCIGYAQHRYDALLDEYEPGMTLDDIRPLFARLKDRLVPLVRAIARRAEAVDDAVLHQGYDEAGQWRLTVEVLRAIGYDFQRGRQDRSAHPFTTSFGPGDVRVTTRIDPNDFSSALYSSIHEGGHALYEQGIPEALRRTPLFDGASLGIHESQSRLWENVVGRSRAFWRFLLPKAQAIFPEQLGRADAETLYRAVNRSQPSEIRTEADEVTYNLHIFLRLEIEDDLLEGRLSVADLPDAWNAKMEAYLGLRPRDDAHGVLQDIHWSHASIGYFPTYTLGNILSVQFYEQACRERPEIPDAIEHGDFAPLLSWLRERIHVHGAKLTPQELVQRVTGGPIRIEPYVAYLERKYGELYGL, translated from the coding sequence ATGTCGCCGTCTGCCGAGGAGGTCCGGTCCTCCAGCGAGTTCGCCGAGCTCCTCGAGATCCTGGGCACGGTCGCCGATCTGCACGCCGCGTCGGCGGTGCTCCACTGGGATCAGGAGACCCAGATGCCCCCGGGCGGCGCCACCGACAGGGCCCTGGCGCTGTCGACGCTGGCGCGGCTGGGTCACGAGACCTTGGTCCAGCCCCGCGTCGGCGAGCTCCTGGCGCGCCTGGAGGGGCGGACGGCCGATCTGCCCTACGACTCCTTCGAGGCCAGCCTCGTCCGGGTGACCCGACGCCACTACCAGCGTGCCATCAAGATCCCCGCTCGGCTGGCCGCGGAGCTGGCCGAGGCCGCCTCGCTGGCCACCGATGCCTGGACCCGGGCCAAGGCGGCCAACGACTTCGGTGCCTTCGCCCCTCACCTGGAGCGCAACGTCCGGCTGGTGCGCGAGGTGGCCGATTGCATCGGCTACGCGCAGCACCGCTACGACGCCTTGCTGGACGAGTACGAGCCCGGCATGACGCTGGACGACATCCGCCCCCTCTTCGCCCGGCTCAAGGATCGCCTCGTGCCCCTGGTGCGAGCCATCGCCCGGCGAGCCGAGGCGGTGGACGACGCCGTCCTGCACCAGGGCTACGACGAGGCCGGCCAGTGGCGCCTGACCGTGGAGGTGCTGCGCGCGATCGGCTACGACTTCCAGCGGGGCCGCCAGGATCGCTCCGCGCACCCCTTCACCACCAGCTTCGGCCCCGGCGACGTGCGGGTCACGACGCGCATCGACCCCAACGACTTCTCGTCGGCACTGTACTCCTCCATCCACGAGGGCGGACATGCCCTCTACGAACAGGGGATCCCCGAGGCCCTCCGGCGCACGCCGCTGTTCGACGGGGCGTCGCTGGGGATCCACGAGTCGCAGTCCCGCCTCTGGGAGAACGTGGTGGGCCGCTCCCGGGCCTTCTGGCGCTTCCTCTTGCCCAAGGCCCAGGCCATCTTCCCCGAGCAGCTGGGGCGGGCCGACGCGGAGACCCTCTACCGGGCCGTCAACCGCAGCCAACCCAGCGAGATCCGCACCGAGGCCGACGAGGTAACCTACAACCTCCACATCTTCCTGCGGCTGGAGATCGAAGACGACCTGCTCGAGGGGCGCCTCTCGGTGGCCGATCTGCCCGACGCCTGGAACGCCAAGATGGAGGCCTACCTGGGGCTGCGTCCCCGCGACGACGCCCACGGCGTGCTGCAGGACATCCACTGGTCCCACGCCTCCATCGGCTACTTCCCCACGTACACCCTGGGCAACATCCTGTCGGTGCAGTTCTACGAGCAGGCCTGCCGGGAGCGCCCCGAGATCCCCGACGCCATCGAGCACGGCGACTTTGCGCCGCTGTTGTCGTGGCTGCGGGAGCGGATCCACGTCCACGGGGCCAAGTTGACGCCGCAGGAGCTGGTGCAGCGGGTGACGGGTGGGCCCATTCGCATCGAGCCCTACGTGGCCTACCTCGAGCGCAAGTACGGCGAGCTGTACGGTCTGTGA
- a CDS encoding O-acetyl-ADP-ribose deacetylase, whose protein sequence is MEAAEAEGIELQVEGVRLVALQGDITRQAVDAIVNAANSSLMGGGGVDGAIHRAGGPRILEECRAIVARQGPLPPGRAVITTGGRLPARWVIHTVGPIWQGGGHGEPETLRSAYRSALALAVERGLESIAFPSISTGAYGYPVELAAPVALQAVTGFVRERAASGGLPLREVRFVLFSRAHLDVYRRLMQAAGARDG, encoded by the coding sequence ATGGAGGCGGCAGAAGCCGAGGGCATCGAGCTCCAGGTGGAGGGCGTGCGCCTGGTGGCCCTGCAGGGCGATATCACCCGACAGGCGGTCGACGCCATCGTCAACGCGGCCAACTCCAGCCTCATGGGAGGCGGTGGGGTGGACGGAGCCATCCACCGCGCCGGCGGCCCCCGGATCCTGGAGGAGTGCAGGGCCATCGTGGCGCGCCAGGGCCCCCTGCCGCCGGGGCGGGCCGTCATCACGACGGGAGGCCGGCTGCCCGCTCGGTGGGTAATCCACACCGTCGGCCCCATCTGGCAGGGGGGCGGGCATGGAGAGCCCGAGACCCTGCGCTCGGCCTACCGGAGCGCGCTGGCGCTGGCCGTGGAGCGTGGGCTCGAGAGCATCGCCTTTCCGTCCATCAGCACGGGCGCCTACGGGTACCCCGTCGAGCTCGCCGCGCCGGTGGCCCTGCAGGCCGTCACCGGCTTCGTGCGGGAGCGTGCGGCCAGCGGGGGCCTGCCGCTTAGGGAGGTGCGATTCGTGCTCTTCTCGCGGGCGCACCTCGACGTCTACCGGCGGCTGATGCAGGCGGCGGGCGCCCGGGATGGATGA